The Bos indicus x Bos taurus breed Angus x Brahman F1 hybrid chromosome 11, Bos_hybrid_MaternalHap_v2.0, whole genome shotgun sequence genome includes a region encoding these proteins:
- the MRPS24 gene encoding 28S ribosomal protein S24, mitochondrial, with protein sequence MVALYCGGGLRPLMLSWSRDLPCIWHALHTSVVCFKNRVARVRVDKGNKPVTYEEAHAPHYIAHRKGWLSLHTGNLDGEDHAAELTVEDVFLRKFMLGTFPGCLADQLILKRWANQVEICALVLRQLPAHKFYFLVGYSETLLSHFYKCPVRLHLQTVPSKVVYKYM encoded by the coding sequence ATGGTGGCGCTCTACTGCGGTGGCGGGCTCAGGCCTCTGATGCTGTCCTGGAGCCGGGATCTGCCGTGCATCTGGCACGCCCTGCATACCTCCGTGGTTTGCTTCAAGAACCGGGTGGCCCGAGTCCGAGTGGACAAGGGGAACAAACCAGTGACCTACGAGGAAGCGCATGCGCCTCACTACATCGCCCACCGCAAGGGCTGGCTGTCACTGCATACAGGTAACCTGGATGGGGAGGACCACGCTGCCGAGCTAACAGTGGAAGATGTTTTCCTTCGCAAATTTATGCTGGGCACCTTCCCAGGCTGCCTGGCTGACCAGCTTATTCTGAAGCGCTGGGCTAATCAGGTGGAGATCTGTGCCCTGGTCCTGAGGCAGCTACCTGCACACAAGTTCTACTTCCTTGTGGGCTACAGTGAGACCCTGCTGTCCCACTTTTACAAGTGTCCTGTTCGTCTGCACCTCCAAACTGTTCCCTCAAAGGTTGTGTATAAGTATATGTAG